The following proteins come from a genomic window of Frankia casuarinae:
- a CDS encoding site-2 protease family protein, whose product MRATFVVGRIAGVRIGVHWSVLLIFGIIAFGLAQGRLPQAYPGHALVVYWVAALAAAVVFFASLLAHEVAHAVVAQRNGVAVDDIVLWLLGGVARLKSEASSPAAELRIAGVGPLVSLLLGGLFVLGAWLLALASAPELLIEVVAWLAGINLLLAVFNAFPAAPLDGGRLLRAFLWWRTGDRLRATAGATAAGRVLGWLLVVLGLLVFMRGGGFGWLWLALIGSFLIAAATAEGRQAQLRGVLAGVPVHDAMTTKPLTVPAALTVADLLAGPLYRYRHSAFPVTGENGAPVGLVTLDGAKQVPPEKSGTVTVSEVMVPLSRTTIAGPDDPLADLLPRMEPGAEHRVLVMDQGRLVGILSLSDISRTVTWLMNAAPGPREVP is encoded by the coding sequence GTGCGGGCGACCTTCGTGGTGGGACGGATCGCTGGAGTCCGGATCGGGGTCCACTGGAGCGTGCTGCTCATCTTCGGCATCATCGCGTTCGGCCTCGCGCAGGGCCGCCTCCCACAGGCCTACCCGGGCCATGCCCTGGTGGTGTACTGGGTGGCGGCTCTTGCCGCCGCAGTGGTTTTCTTCGCCTCGCTGCTCGCCCACGAGGTGGCGCACGCCGTGGTGGCCCAGCGCAACGGGGTGGCCGTGGACGACATCGTGTTGTGGCTGCTGGGCGGGGTGGCCCGGCTGAAGTCGGAGGCGTCGAGCCCGGCAGCGGAGCTGCGGATCGCTGGTGTCGGCCCACTCGTCAGCCTCTTGCTGGGCGGGCTCTTCGTGCTGGGCGCCTGGCTGCTCGCCCTGGCGTCCGCGCCCGAACTCCTGATCGAGGTGGTGGCCTGGCTGGCGGGCATCAACCTGCTGCTCGCCGTCTTCAACGCCTTTCCCGCCGCTCCGCTCGACGGTGGGCGGCTGCTGCGCGCCTTCCTGTGGTGGCGTACGGGAGATCGGCTGCGGGCGACCGCCGGGGCCACCGCGGCCGGACGCGTCCTCGGCTGGCTGCTCGTCGTTCTGGGACTCCTCGTGTTCATGAGAGGCGGCGGATTCGGCTGGCTCTGGCTGGCCCTGATCGGCTCGTTCCTCATCGCGGCCGCCACCGCCGAGGGACGGCAGGCGCAGTTGCGCGGTGTGCTCGCCGGCGTCCCGGTACATGACGCCATGACGACGAAACCGCTCACGGTGCCCGCGGCCCTGACCGTCGCGGACCTGCTGGCCGGCCCGCTGTACCGGTACCGGCACTCGGCGTTCCCGGTGACCGGCGAGAACGGAGCCCCGGTCGGGCTGGTGACCCTGGACGGCGCCAAGCAGGTGCCGCCGGAGAAGAGCGGCACGGTAACGGTAAGCGAGGTGATGGTGCCACTGTCGCGGACCACCATCGCGGGTCCCGACGACCCGCTGGCGGATCTGCTGCCGCGCATGGAGCCCGGCGCCGAGCACCGCGTCCTGGTGATGGATCAAGGCAGACTCGTCGGGATCCTGTCCCTGTCGGACATCAGCCGCACGGTGACGTGGCTGATGAACGCCGCCCCCGGGCCGCGCGAAGTCCCGTGA
- a CDS encoding Ni/Fe hydrogenase subunit alpha: MRATRTIAPPPLTRVEGEGRLLIKITDGRVDEAHLKIFEPPRFFEAFLRGRAYTEPPDITARICGICPVAYQMSALAAIEQICDVTVTGPPAALRRLIYCGEWIESHALHVFLLHLPDFLGYDSALHLAQDQPALVKLGLTLKKAGNTLMTVIGGRAIHPVNARVGGWYRAPRRRDLTELVGQLEQARDIARDTARFTAALDFPEDELHQTFVALHQPGEYPVERGRIASTAGLDIAPADYDRHFTEEQVPWSNALHSTLAAGGSYLTGPLARFALGAERLAPAARETAAEIGLRPPERNPYRSIIVRCIEMVHAADEALRIIADYTEPDPSALEAPPRAGTGYGVTEAPRGLLYHRYTIDHNGTILDAKIVPPTAQNQRPIEEDLRGVVERFMNLSEPELALRCERAIRNYDPCISCATHFLTLHIEHG; encoded by the coding sequence GGTGGACGAGGCCCACCTGAAGATCTTCGAACCGCCGCGCTTCTTTGAGGCGTTCCTCCGCGGCCGGGCCTACACCGAGCCACCCGACATCACCGCCCGGATCTGCGGCATCTGCCCGGTCGCCTACCAGATGAGCGCGCTGGCGGCCATCGAACAAATCTGCGACGTCACGGTCACCGGCCCACCCGCCGCCCTACGGCGGCTCATCTACTGCGGTGAATGGATCGAGAGTCACGCACTACACGTCTTCCTGCTGCACCTACCGGACTTCCTCGGCTACGACAGCGCACTGCATCTTGCCCAGGACCAGCCCGCCCTGGTCAAGCTGGGACTCACGCTGAAGAAGGCCGGCAACACGCTCATGACGGTCATCGGCGGCCGCGCGATCCACCCCGTCAACGCGCGGGTCGGCGGCTGGTACCGGGCACCACGCCGGCGTGACCTGACCGAGCTTGTCGGGCAACTGGAACAGGCGCGAGACATCGCCCGGGACACGGCCCGATTCACCGCCGCCCTGGACTTCCCCGAAGACGAACTCCACCAGACCTTCGTCGCGCTCCACCAACCTGGCGAATACCCCGTTGAGCGCGGCCGGATCGCCTCCACCGCTGGCCTCGACATCGCCCCGGCCGACTACGACCGGCACTTCACCGAAGAACAGGTGCCCTGGTCGAACGCCCTGCACTCGACCCTGGCCGCGGGCGGCTCCTACCTCACCGGACCGCTGGCTCGCTTCGCGCTGGGCGCGGAGCGGCTGGCGCCCGCCGCCCGCGAGACCGCCGCCGAGATCGGCCTGCGCCCACCGGAGCGCAACCCCTACCGCAGCATCATCGTGCGCTGCATCGAGATGGTCCACGCCGCCGACGAGGCGCTGCGGATCATCGCGGACTACACCGAGCCCGACCCCTCCGCGCTGGAGGCCCCGCCCCGGGCGGGAACCGGATACGGGGTCACGGAGGCACCCCGCGGCCTGCTCTACCACCGCTACACGATCGACCACAACGGCACCATCCTCGACGCAAAGATCGTGCCACCAACCGCCCAGAACCAACGTCCGATCGAAGAAGACCTGCGCGGTGTGGTGGAACGCTTCATGAACCTGTCGGAGCCCGAACTCGCCCTGCGCTGCGAACGGGCCATCCGCAACTACGACCCCTGCATCTCATGTGCGACCCACTTCCTGACTCTCCACATCGAACACGGCTGA
- a CDS encoding hydrogenase maturation protease — MCDPLPDSPHRTRLTVIGIGNPYRHDDAVGLAVARQLRCTLPAGVDVLEGAGEPTGLFAAWEGADAVWIIDAAHSAAPPGTVHRIPANERTLPADLVGPSTHALGLADTIEISRTLGWLPRHLVIYAICGHTFSAGLGLDPEVAAAARNVAAAIRAETAIYAAREPDDAAREPHDLR, encoded by the coding sequence ATGTGCGACCCACTTCCTGACTCTCCACATCGAACACGGCTGACCGTCATCGGGATCGGCAATCCCTACCGACACGACGACGCCGTCGGCCTGGCAGTCGCGCGGCAGCTACGCTGCACGCTCCCAGCCGGCGTCGACGTACTCGAAGGCGCCGGCGAGCCGACAGGGCTGTTCGCCGCCTGGGAAGGGGCCGACGCCGTCTGGATCATCGACGCCGCCCATTCCGCGGCCCCGCCCGGAACTGTGCACCGCATACCGGCCAACGAGCGCACACTACCGGCGGATCTCGTCGGGCCATCGACCCACGCGCTCGGCCTCGCGGACACCATCGAGATCAGCCGAACACTCGGCTGGCTTCCCCGGCATCTCGTCATCTACGCAATCTGCGGCCATACCTTCTCCGCAGGCCTCGGACTTGACCCCGAGGTCGCGGCGGCGGCCCGAAACGTGGCCGCCGCCATCCGCGCCGAAACAGCGATCTATGCCGCCAGGGAACCTGACGATGCCGCCAGGGAACCCCACGATCTCCGCTGA
- a CDS encoding TOBE domain-containing protein translates to MSLSIRNRLTGTVTDITEGAVMSTVTVDLSGGQTVTAAVTLDAIKDLGLSVGATVEILIKSTEVALATGGVDGLSIRNRLRGTVSSLETGGAMAVVHIALDGGGVLTAAITLAAATDLALAAGSSVTALVKSTEVALATA, encoded by the coding sequence ATGAGCCTGAGCATCCGCAACCGACTGACCGGAACCGTCACCGACATCACCGAAGGTGCGGTGATGAGCACCGTGACCGTCGATCTTTCCGGCGGGCAGACCGTCACCGCCGCGGTGACCCTTGATGCGATCAAGGATCTCGGCCTCTCGGTGGGGGCCACCGTCGAGATTCTGATCAAGTCCACCGAGGTGGCGCTGGCCACGGGCGGCGTGGACGGTCTGAGCATCCGTAACCGGCTGCGCGGCACGGTATCCAGCCTGGAGACCGGCGGTGCCATGGCCGTCGTGCACATCGCCCTCGACGGTGGCGGCGTGCTCACCGCGGCGATCACCCTGGCCGCCGCGACCGACCTCGCTCTGGCCGCGGGTTCCTCGGTGACTGCCCTGGTCAAGTCGACGGAGGTGGCCCTCGCGACAGCCTGA